Below is a window of Streptomyces genisteinicus DNA.
GCGGCGGGGGTTCGGCACCGCGGCTGCGCTGGTGGCGCTGACGGCAGGATTCGTCGGCGCCGCCCCCGCGGCACACGCCGCTGATGCGCAGTCGATGCAGTGGTACCTGGATGCCATGAACGCGGAGGAGATCTGGAAGACCTCCACGGGCAAGGGCATCACCGTGGCCGTCATCGACTCGGGAGTCGACCCGTCCACCCCGTCCCTGAAGGGGCAGGTGCTCAAGGGATGGGATGCTGCCGAGGCCGAGGGCGACGAGACCGACGATCGCACCGGACACGGTACGACCATGGCGGAGCTCATCGTGGGAACCGGAGCGGGCGGTGGAGTCAAGGGCCTCGCGCCCGGTGCCAAGGTCATTCCCTACCGCGTCAGCGACACCGAGCTGCAGAACAAGGAGAAGGTGAACGCCTTCGACCAGCAGGAGGCGATCAGGGCTGCCGCCGATAGCGATGCTCGCATCATCAACATGTCGTTCGGCAGCGACTTCTATATCTCGCCCATCCGTGAGGCGGTCAAGTACGCGCAGGAGAAGGGCAAGCTCGTCTTCGCCTCTGCGGGCAACGCAGCCACGGACGGCAACAAGAAGCATTACCCGGCTGCTTATCCGGAAGCCATCGCCGTGGCCGCGACTGGCAAGGACGGAAAGGTCGGGGACTTCTCCAACAACGGCGACTACGTCGACCTCGCCGCACCGGGTGCCAACATCCCCGGCTACTGCGACAAGAGCCTGACCCGCTACTGCGACCAGCGGGGCACAAGCCACGCCACCGCCATCGCCTCCGCCTCCGCCGCCCTCATCTGGTCCAAGAACCCCGACTGGACGGCCAACCAGGTCCTCCGTGTCATGTTCGAGTCCGCCGGACGCGGCGAGGACTGGAAGGAAGGCACGGTCAGCAACTACCTCGGGCACGGCATCGTCCGCCCGGGAGCCCACATCAACCGCGGCGTGGGCGCCCCCGGTGACCCGGACATCAGCCCGCTGACCAACACCAAGGTCGGCGGCAAGGGAGGCACCGCCGGCGGCGACGCCTCCTCCGCCACACCCGACCCGTCTGCACCAGCTTCGTCACAAGCCCCGGAGGACAAGTCCGGTGACGACGCCGTCGTGGCAGGCTCCTCCACGGAGTCGGACGACAGCGGCCTGCCGGTCTGGGCCATCGGCGCCGCCGCCGTCGTGGTGCTCGCGGGCGGAGCGTTCGCCGTCGTACGCAAGCGCCGCAGCGCCTGACGGAACGGCCGGGCCGAACAGGCCCGTTCAGACGTTCACCTCACGGTCGTGCACCACATCCGCCATCGGGGGCACGGCACGACCAGCCAGTAATCAAGAAGTTCAGAAGGGAACCCCATCGTGTCTCAGGGCCAGCGGCTTTCAGACCAGCAAGTCATCCAGCTCGAGAAGCAGCTCTTCGAGAAGTTCAACTCGATCAAGGGCCAGCTCACCCAGATCCAGGGCACGATCGACAGCCTCGAGGGTCAGTGGAAGGGCATCGGCGCCGGGGCCTTCAACACCAAGCAGCAGGAGATCAACACCTCCATGGTGCGCCTCGGCAACATCCTCGCGAAGTTCCTCGAGGCCATGAGCCAGTCGCGCAAGATCAAGGACGGCACCGAGGACGACGTCCGCGCCGCCGTGCAGGCCATCAACGTCGACCTCGGCGTGGGCACCAACGCCGCTCCCCGGTCCGGCCTCGCCGGCCTGTAGAGCCCACTGGGCGCACTCCACCCCGGCGGACGCCCGCCGGGTGACCACACCGCAGTGAGATGAGGGAATCATGGGCATGAACTCGGGCGACGAGCTCGTAGTCAAGTACGACGGCCTCGACGTGGCGGCGACCACGCTGGGCAACCAGGCCAAGAAGCTCGAAGAGGACCTTCGGGAGATCAAGACGGCCATGGCCACCGTCGCCGCCGGCTGGGAGGGCGAGGCGCACAACGCCTACGTCCAGGAGCAGGTGAAGTGGGACAAGGAGGCCGCCGACATCCACAAGGCCCTGATGCAGATCGGCCAGGTCGTGGCCAACGCGGGCGGCGACTACATGGGCGGCGACAAGAAGGCCGCCAGCTACTTCGCCTGATCCGTCACCGGCCCCGGCCGGGACACATCGGGACACCGCACAGGGGGTGGGCACGCGCGAGGGGTGCCCACCCCCTGGTGTGTCCGGAGGTCCGTCCGGGCACCACCCCGCCGCGTCGTGCGAGCTGTGTACCGGGATCCGCCGGGCCGTGATGAGTCCTGATGGGACCTGCGGGGAACGCGAGCCGCGCCCGTCCCGTCATCGCGAGGTGCACACGTCCGATGAACGTGTCGCCTCGCTGTAGGCGGTGATCAGTTGCTTCATCGCCGCCTTGTCGCCGTCCTCCACCTGTGTCTCGAGGACGGTGAACAGGTCTCCTCCGAACGTCGGGCTCGTGCAGCCGTCCACCCGCCCGACCGCACCGGTCCCCGAGTAGAGGTAGGTGCCGGTGGATTCGTGGTCGGCCATGTTCACCCGCTCGTGGTCGAGCGCGACCTCGGACGGGCGCTCGCCCTTCTCCCGCCACTCCGTCGCGGCTGTCAGTGCCCGCTCGCCGTCCACGGTGACCACGCAGCGCTTCACGCCTGCCGCGGGCTCGCCCTCGGTCCGGCTCGCCACCGCACTTCCGGACGGCAGGAACGGCGCCAGGAGGTCCGCCGGGACGGGGGTGCCGCACAGCGACGAGGGAACCGCGTACTCCCTGGCCTCCCCGTTCGACGCCGACGAGCACGCGCCGAGACCGCATGCCAGCGCGACGAGGGCGAATGCCCCGGCCGCGCGCTTGCGGAGCAGGGCCGGACGGGTGGACGGGGTGATCTGCAAAGGTGTCTCCTGGACGGTGCCGAGGGGCCCGGAAGCCCTCCGGCCGGGGCGGACCCGAGTGATGTCGCCGGGTGATGCTCCCATCAGATGTTCGTCTGGAGCTCCGGAGCCACCCGGTCGGAGAAGTTGCCTCCGAAGTCGTAGCCGTCGCGCACTCCCGAGCGGGCGTACTCCGCGATGTCTCCCGGATCGTCGAGCCCATGCGCCTTCGCCGCCGCATCGGCGGCGCCGGCTGTGTGCTTGATGTTCGTTTCGAGGCCGTTCTCCCAGTCCTTGCCCATCTGGGCTCCGGCACCCTCCTTGGCGTTGCCCTCGGCGTCCATGAAGAGGCCTTCGAGGATCATGCCGCTCACCGTCGACGCGGCGCCTCCGGCGGCTGCCCCGACCAGAGGACTCGCCACGAAGGAGGTACCGACGCCAATGCCCGTCCCCACGACACCCGAGATTCCGGACTTCCACATGGCAACCGACTGCTCGTATTCCTTGTCGGCGGTTTCCGCGTCTCCGGCTGTCGCTTCCTGCCTGCCGACGTTCAGAGTGGCGGACACCTCGCCGGAGGCATGGGCGATCTCCCGCACCACGAGCTGTCGATCGTCGGAGTACCGATCGGACGGCGGCAGGTCGGGGTTGAGGTGATAGTCCATCAGGTTGGCCATGTACGCCTTCTGACCGACCTCGACGGCTGCGTACCCCTCGGGGTCCTGGCCGACGGTGAGCAGGAAGCGGGAGACGTCGCGGTGATCCATCACGGCCTCGCTCCCCGAGATCGGAAACAGTCGTTCGATCCTCGCGCGGGCTTCCTTCTCGGCCTGGGTCGCGTTCGGGTCCGCGTTCGTCTCCGTCGTCGCGCGGTTGATGTCCGGCAGGTACTCGGAGGCGATCTGTCCCATGCTGTCGGACATGTAGCCGTGGTCGGTGAGCCGCTTGTTGTCCTCGGAGATGGAGTGGACAAGGCTCTCCATCAGGCGTGTCTGCTCGGCGTTGTGCGGCGGGGTGTCCGCCGTGGGGAGTTCGCCCGCCGGGTGCCCGGTCGTCGCCGCCTCCAGCGCCATGGCCATGTAGTTGCGGCCCGCGATGCTGTCGTCGCCCTTGTCGTCCATGTCCTTCGGCCAGTCCCGCTCCTCGAAGAGGTACTCGAAGTTGCTGAGCCCGACCTTGCCGTTCTTGCCGTCGCCGTCGGTGTCCCGCTCGAACTCGTGGTCTTCGTCCTTGGTGACGAAGTCGGCGCCGAAGAAGTCGGTCGCCGCGCCGGGGCTGTTGGCGAGCGCCCGCATGAACCCCGTCATCGGGTCGTACCCGCCGTCGGTGCCCGTGCGGTTGAGCATGGGGTCGACGCCCATCGGGTGCCAGGCCATGGGCTCGTGCCGGCCGTTGTCGGTCAGCTTCTTCTCGGTCTCGATGAGCCTGGTGCCGTAGTCGGTGAGGAACCGGTCGTCGAAGTCGCCGTACCGCATCAGGTTGCTCATGACCTGGAAGCCCATGGTGCCGCTGTGCTTGGAGACCGGCTGGTCCCCGAGGTTGACCATGTCCACCTTCCAGCGGGACATCTCGGGGGTGTCCGCCTGGGTGGCCTGGGCGAGGGTCAGGCTCAGGTTCTTCTGGAGTTCGCCGTACTTCTCGACCCGCTCGGAGCCGACCTCGTAGGCGAGACGCGGGTCGTTGAGACCGGCCCAGAAGTCGAGCGTGCCCTTGGCCCCCAGTTCGTCCGCGAAGTGCTCGGCGAAGATCGGGTCGTCGGCGTGCGTCTTCAGACCGTTGTTGAGGGCGTCGAAGTCGGCCGGGGTGAGGTCCTCGGGCTTCTTCCTCGCGATGGCCGCCAGGCGCTCGGCGTCCTTGACGGCGGCGGTCGCCGAGTCGCGGTCCTTGTACACCGCGTCGGAGAACCCGTGGTCCGTGAGGTCGACGAGCGCCTTGAGCGACGTGGAGGCCGTGGTGTCGATCTCGGTGGCCTTGTCCAGGATCCCCTGGAGCTCGTTGCGGAGGCCGGTGACGTCCTCCTGCCCGCCGGGCGCCTTCTGGTCCGGGTTCTCCCGGACGGTGAATCCGCCGCCGGAAGAGGTGACCGACAGGTGCTTGCCCCGGCCGCGCTCGATGGCCTCCTTGAGCAGCCGCTGCTGCGTCTTGAGCTCGTCCCTCGTGTCCCGCATGATGTCGCGGATCGAGGTCGCCTGGGTCACCGCGTCGCCGAACTCCCCGGACGTCCTGCCGACGAACTCCCGGCTGATGGTGGCGTTGTCGCCCGCCCAGTTCGCCTTGAGCGCCTTCTTCCGGAGACCATCGTCCGCGTCGCGCTTCAGCTCGCCGAGCTTGGTGATCATCGACGTCCAGTCGCCGACGGTGTCGTCGAGCGTCTTGAAGTTCGCCGAGTGCAGATCGTCGAAGTTCACCGGCCTACTCCCCGTCCTTCTTCGGCTTCTCGCCGTAGATCCCGTTCGGCTTGCCGGGGGCGGCCCATGCCTCGTCGAAGCCCGCGTCGAGTGTCTGGATCGAGCTGACGTGCCGCGCGATGAAGACCTCGTCACCCGCGTGCGCGTTCTTGGTGAAGTCCATGTGGTTGGAGATCAGCGCGCAGGCGTCCATCACGGAGCCGAGCTGCTTGTCCCAGCGCATCGACACGTGCTGGAGTGCCGCGCCCAGCGCGAAGCCCTGGCCGGTCAGGTCAGTGGCCGTGGTGTCCGTGCTGGTGACCCGGGCCTCCTTCCAGAGGCGGTTGTACAGCTTGAATGCCTCGTCGCCGATGGCCGCCAGATCCTGCTGGTCGACTCTCAGGTCACCGCCGGCCGGATTGCCCGAGTTGGGCCTGTCCTCTTCGGGTATCCCGTTGAGCTGCATCTGCGCCGACCCCTTGTCGGCCGCCGATGCCTTCAGCTGATCCCACTCGTCCCAGGCCATGTGCCGGGCTCCTTCCCCCGTACGACGATGGACGTTCGCATTCCGTTTCAACCTATGCGATGGGCGGCGGCTATCCGCAAGGGGCGTCCACGATGTCGGTACTGACGCGGTACAGAAGGCTGTCCAGCGCCGCGTCCCGCTCGGACTGCCCCGGCAGCGGCACGGCGTGGACGGTCAGACAGATCCCGCCGATCTCGTACCGCTCGGTGAACGGGCCCGCCGGGTCCGCCGCGCCGCCGGGCTCCGGCGACGCACCGCCCTGACGGCTCGCCTCCGAGTCCCAGTCGCCCTCCGCCTCCTCCTCGTCGACCAGCACCGCGACCGGGTCGTCGCGCTCCGGGCCCTTCAGCCGCGGATCGATGAACGCGTCCCACGCCCCGTCGCCGCCGGGCCACTTGTGCCGGCCCTCGCCGTCCTCGGTCTCCAGGTTCAGCGCCGCGTACTCCACCCGGTCGAGGATCTCCGCGTGGTCGGCGCCGGTCTCGAAGACCCCCGCCAGGCGCAGCGCGCCCACCGCCTGCCACCCCAGGAACAGCCCGAGCCCCACGAGCAGCACCCGGCGCCACAGGAACGACGCGGACGACGGCTCGTGCGCCCCGGGGTCGTCGAGTCCTGGCGCCCGGAAGCGCCACCACAGCCGGCGCGGGTCGACGAAGAGCCCGAAGGCCGTGAACGCCACCGCGAAGACCCCGGCGAAGACCGCCGCCGCGATCACGACGAGTGCTCCGCCGACACCAGACCCGTCTGCACGAGCGGGTTGCCCCGCTGCCGGGACACGAACACGCCGCGGCCGGGCGGCATCGGCCGCATCCGGACGCCGCCGAGGATGTCGCCCTCCGTCGGGTCGCCCGACAGCAGCACGCCCTGCGCGCCCAGCTCCGTCATGCGCTGCATGAACGCCTCGTAGCCCGCGCGGGACGCGCCCGCCGAACTGCGGGCGATCACGAAGCGCACGCCCACGTCACGGGCGAACGGCAGCATCTCCGTCAGCTTCGCCAGCGGGTTGCCGCTCGACGTGGACACCAGGTCGTAGTCGTCGACGACCACGAACACGTCCGGACCCTGCCACCAGCTCCGGTCCCGCAGCTGCTGGGCCGTGACCTCGGCGGACGGCGCCCGCCGCTGCATCAGCTCGGCCAGCGCGTCGACATGGTGGTCCATGTTGTTCGACATCGGCACGTACTCGGCGAGGTGCGAGGCGGGGGTGACGTCGAGCAGCGCACGGCGGTTGTCGATCACGAAGAACTTCGCGGCGTTCCCGTCGTACCGCTCGGTGATCTGCTTGATGAGCAGCCGCAGCAGGTTGGACTTGCCGGACTCGCTCTCGCCGAACACCAGGAAGAACGGGTCGCGTTCGAAGTCGACGAAGACCGGCTCCAGGTTGTTCTCGTCGATGGCGAACGCCACGCCGCGCCGCGGCTCCGCGAAGCCCGCCGGCAGCTGCTGCGCAGGGAACTCGCGCGGCAGCAGACGCACCTTCGGCGCCGTCGGCCCCGTCCAGTGGCGGCTGACCTCCTGCACCATGGCCGTGGTCGCCTCGGCCAGGTCGCTGTCCGACTGGATGCCGTCGATGCGCGGCACGGATGCCATGAAGTGCAGCTTCTCGGGGACCAGACCGCGGCCCGGCACGCCCTGGGGCACGTTGACGGCGAGCTTGCGGTCGACCTCGGAGTCCATGGTGTCGCCGAGCCGCAGCTCCAGACGGTTCAGCAGCTGGTCCTTGATGTTGGACCGCACGTCCATCGACCGCGACGCGGTGAGCACGACGTGGATGCCGTAGCCGAGCCCGCGCACCGCCATGTCGACCACGGCGGACTCCAGGCCCTCGTAGTCGTTGCGGAAGTTGCCCCAGCCGTCGATGACGAGGAAGACGTCGCCCCACGGCTGCTCGGCCACCGAGATCTCGCCCCGCGCGCGCAGCCTGCGGTACGTGTTGATGGAGTCGATGCCCGCGCTGCGGAAGTACTCCTCGCGGCGGGCCAGGATCCCGTAGACCTCGGCCACCGTGCGCCGCACCCGCTCGGGGTCGAGGCGCGAGGCGACCCCGCCGACGTGCGGCAGGCCCGCGATCGAGGACATGCCGCCGCCGCCGAAGTCCAGTCCGTAGAACTGCACCTCCTGCGGGGTGTGGGTGAGCGCGAAGGCGGAGATCAGCGTCCGCAGCAGCGTCGACTTGCCGGACTGCGGGCCGCCGACGATCTGCATGTGGCCCGCGGCACCGGAGAAGTCCCGGTAGAGCACGTCGCGCCGCTGCTCGAACGGCTTGTCGACGACGCCCAGCGGGACGACCAGCTTGCCCGAGCCCTCGAAACCGGGCTGCGTCAGGCCGCGCCCCTCCACCCCGGCGAGACCCGGCAGGATCTCGTCCAGCGGCGGCGGGTTGTCGAGCGGCGGCAGCCACACCTGGTGGGCCTCCGCGCCCCGGCCCTCCAGCCGGCGCACGATCACGTCCAGGACGGAGTCGGCGAGCGCGTCGTCCTCCGGGGGCCGCGCGTCCGGGACGCGCGGCTGCGCGGCCGGCTCGACGTAGCGGACCGGTACCGGAGCCGCGGTGAACGCGACGGGCCGCCGGTCGACCGGCAGCGGACCGCCGGGGACGACCGCGTGCTGGTTGCTCCGGTACACGCCGGAGACGTACGCCGCCTTGAAACGCACCATCTCGTCGGTGCCGTACTTCAGGAACCCCGAACCGGGGACGTTGGGCAGGGTGTACGCGTCCGGCACGCCGATCGCCGCCCGCGACTCCGCGGCCGAGAACGTCCGCAGACCGATCCGGTAGGACAGGTACGTCTCCAGACCGCGCAGCCGCCCCTCCTCCAGGCGCTGCGAGGCGAGCAGCAGGTGCACGCCGAGCGAGCGGCCGATGCGGCCGATCTGCACGAACATCTCGATGAAGTCCGGCATCGCGGTCAGCAGCTCGCTGAACTCGTCGATCACCAGGACCAGCGAAGGGATCGGCTGGAGCGGCGCGCCCGCCGCACGGGCCTTCTCGTAGTCGTGGATGTTGGCGTAGTTGCCCGCGTCGCGCAGCATCTCCTGGCGGCGGTTGAGCTCGCCGCGGATGGAGTCGCCCATGCGGTCGACCAGGGTGAGGTCGTCCGCCAGGTTGGTGATGACCGCCGCCACGTGCGGCATCTGCGACATGCCCGCGAAGGTGGCGCCGCCCTTGAAGTCGGCGAGGACGAAGTTCAGCGTCTCCGACGAGTGGGTCACCGCGAGGCCCAGCACCAGGGTGCGCAGCAGCTCCGACTTTCCGGAACCGGTGGCGCCGACGCACAGACCGTGCGGGCCCATGCCCTCCTGCGCGGCCTCCTTGAGGTCGAGCATCACCGGGCTGCCGTCCTCGCCGACACCGATCGGGACGCGCAGCCGCTCGGACTGGGAGCGCGGCCGCCAGGTGCGGGCCACGTCGACGGAGGCGGCGTCGCCGAGGTTCAGCAGGTCGGTGAAGTCGAGGTTGGCGAGCAGCGGCTCGTCGTCGTCACCGCCGCT
It encodes the following:
- a CDS encoding WXG100 family type VII secretion target, with translation MGMNSGDELVVKYDGLDVAATTLGNQAKKLEEDLREIKTAMATVAAGWEGEAHNAYVQEQVKWDKEAADIHKALMQIGQVVANAGGDYMGGDKKAASYFA
- a CDS encoding DUF6571 family protein, which produces MNFDDLHSANFKTLDDTVGDWTSMITKLGELKRDADDGLRKKALKANWAGDNATISREFVGRTSGEFGDAVTQATSIRDIMRDTRDELKTQQRLLKEAIERGRGKHLSVTSSGGGFTVRENPDQKAPGGQEDVTGLRNELQGILDKATEIDTTASTSLKALVDLTDHGFSDAVYKDRDSATAAVKDAERLAAIARKKPEDLTPADFDALNNGLKTHADDPIFAEHFADELGAKGTLDFWAGLNDPRLAYEVGSERVEKYGELQKNLSLTLAQATQADTPEMSRWKVDMVNLGDQPVSKHSGTMGFQVMSNLMRYGDFDDRFLTDYGTRLIETEKKLTDNGRHEPMAWHPMGVDPMLNRTGTDGGYDPMTGFMRALANSPGAATDFFGADFVTKDEDHEFERDTDGDGKNGKVGLSNFEYLFEERDWPKDMDDKGDDSIAGRNYMAMALEAATTGHPAGELPTADTPPHNAEQTRLMESLVHSISEDNKRLTDHGYMSDSMGQIASEYLPDINRATTETNADPNATQAEKEARARIERLFPISGSEAVMDHRDVSRFLLTVGQDPEGYAAVEVGQKAYMANLMDYHLNPDLPPSDRYSDDRQLVVREIAHASGEVSATLNVGRQEATAGDAETADKEYEQSVAMWKSGISGVVGTGIGVGTSFVASPLVGAAAGGAASTVSGMILEGLFMDAEGNAKEGAGAQMGKDWENGLETNIKHTAGAADAAAKAHGLDDPGDIAEYARSGVRDGYDFGGNFSDRVAPELQTNI
- a CDS encoding S8 family serine peptidase, with the translated sequence MTARTIEARSARRGFGTAAALVALTAGFVGAAPAAHAADAQSMQWYLDAMNAEEIWKTSTGKGITVAVIDSGVDPSTPSLKGQVLKGWDAAEAEGDETDDRTGHGTTMAELIVGTGAGGGVKGLAPGAKVIPYRVSDTELQNKEKVNAFDQQEAIRAAADSDARIINMSFGSDFYISPIREAVKYAQEKGKLVFASAGNAATDGNKKHYPAAYPEAIAVAATGKDGKVGDFSNNGDYVDLAAPGANIPGYCDKSLTRYCDQRGTSHATAIASASAALIWSKNPDWTANQVLRVMFESAGRGEDWKEGTVSNYLGHGIVRPGAHINRGVGAPGDPDISPLTNTKVGGKGGTAGGDASSATPDPSAPASSQAPEDKSGDDAVVAGSSTESDDSGLPVWAIGAAAVVVLAGGAFAVVRKRRSA
- a CDS encoding WXG100 family type VII secretion target, whose amino-acid sequence is MSQGQRLSDQQVIQLEKQLFEKFNSIKGQLTQIQGTIDSLEGQWKGIGAGAFNTKQQEINTSMVRLGNILAKFLEAMSQSRKIKDGTEDDVRAAVQAINVDLGVGTNAAPRSGLAGL
- the eccCa gene encoding type VII secretion protein EccCa gives rise to the protein MSQIVVKRPPRALPSEVPGEQVQLQPPPELPRGQQEGALMQLLPMLGMGGSVVFFFMTPNPIMRIMGMVMIASTVAMAIAMLVRYRRGTQGQLADLRRDYLKYLTQTRRSVLRTAHLQRDAQFYLHPSPEQLWALVAEGSRVWERRVADDDFAQVRVGLGSQQLATPILAPETGPVDELEPLTAGAMQQFVNAHGTVDNLPMAVSLRAFYHLTVTGDADSARSATRAMVGSLAALHSPEDLVVAVACAPSAAPQWEWAKWLPHVQDGGPGDGAGSRRLITTDPRELQDMLATRLEGRPRFQGGNHPLLDQPHIVVVLDGQSVPQASALSAPEGLQGVTIVEVVPGEHNGPRGGLSVTVHPDSLQLESGHGLVYDGSPDRLGLEAAEALARQLAPLRIGSGGDDDEPLLANLDFTDLLNLGDAASVDVARTWRPRSQSERLRVPIGVGEDGSPVMLDLKEAAQEGMGPHGLCVGATGSGKSELLRTLVLGLAVTHSSETLNFVLADFKGGATFAGMSQMPHVAAVITNLADDLTLVDRMGDSIRGELNRRQEMLRDAGNYANIHDYEKARAAGAPLQPIPSLVLVIDEFSELLTAMPDFIEMFVQIGRIGRSLGVHLLLASQRLEEGRLRGLETYLSYRIGLRTFSAAESRAAIGVPDAYTLPNVPGSGFLKYGTDEMVRFKAAYVSGVYRSNQHAVVPGGPLPVDRRPVAFTAAPVPVRYVEPAAQPRVPDARPPEDDALADSVLDVIVRRLEGRGAEAHQVWLPPLDNPPPLDEILPGLAGVEGRGLTQPGFEGSGKLVVPLGVVDKPFEQRRDVLYRDFSGAAGHMQIVGGPQSGKSTLLRTLISAFALTHTPQEVQFYGLDFGGGGMSSIAGLPHVGGVASRLDPERVRRTVAEVYGILARREEYFRSAGIDSINTYRRLRARGEISVAEQPWGDVFLVIDGWGNFRNDYEGLESAVVDMAVRGLGYGIHVVLTASRSMDVRSNIKDQLLNRLELRLGDTMDSEVDRKLAVNVPQGVPGRGLVPEKLHFMASVPRIDGIQSDSDLAEATTAMVQEVSRHWTGPTAPKVRLLPREFPAQQLPAGFAEPRRGVAFAIDENNLEPVFVDFERDPFFLVFGESESGKSNLLRLLIKQITERYDGNAAKFFVIDNRRALLDVTPASHLAEYVPMSNNMDHHVDALAELMQRRAPSAEVTAQQLRDRSWWQGPDVFVVVDDYDLVSTSSGNPLAKLTEMLPFARDVGVRFVIARSSAGASRAGYEAFMQRMTELGAQGVLLSGDPTEGDILGGVRMRPMPPGRGVFVSRQRGNPLVQTGLVSAEHSS